GAATGAAACTTCAGAGttgaagaaatttattatttgagttTTGAGTTTGGCTTTTAGTTCTTCAAGCTTTTCAAGTTTGCCAAGTTATTTGtgatttataattctttttattgtatttatgtagtttttaaaaattcatatatatttttatagcttcatacaaaaaaaaaaatcatttgcattagaaaaatatgaatgaCTTGATTTATGTCATGTATAACTTGaaactgaaaaaataaataaacaaattagaaaAGTTGTTCTCCCAAGTGATCTAGTTTTAGATGCATTTGATCTTTGATAATATAATTCATGATGCCAATGTTGATAATGCACACTTATTATCTGAGGAAGAGCTTAAAATGATATTGATGGTCTCGAAGACGATATTAACATCATTAGATTGTCAACaccattaaattaattttaataagatgatattttttaaactaacttagaaaataattctaaaagcttattgcaatttaataaaaaaaaaaacttacaacaGCAAATTACAAAGTTAAAGGATTTAATAACAACATAAATCAAAATAAGCCGTGGTAACAATGCCTAGAGATCAAATTGATTTATGATTTCCGGAAGTTATGTAGTATTGGACTAAGGATTTAATCGTTAACTCTAAAATATGCAGTTAATACCAGTGGCTGCACTGAACTACATATTTGAATTAAACAAATACAATACTTCAATGAAATtacatcttttaaaaattcttaaaatctGCATGTAAAAACTCAGTCCTAAGGTCACTATAGCCCCAAAAAACCTTAGACTGTTTGTTTTCATGCCTATTGCAGAAAGAATGGAACTTTGCATTTCCTTATGGTATGATGCCTACCAAAACTGTTTGCAGGACACCCTGGTGGAAGCAACAGATGACTTTCCTTATATTTGATAGAAACAAGACAAAGGCCATGAGGAGGGACAGACAATGAGTATTTTGCAAGCTCTTTGCGATCTCGACTTGCCAGAATATAAGCAACAATGTCAGGAGGGATAGCTTCCCTACCAATTTGAAGCAACAAAGCCACCTGGAAAAAGCAAGCAGAAAAATTCATTGCAAAAGTGGAACAACTACtatgtaattttgaaattggtGACTActcttatatattaattaggaAAAAAGCTATTTACCATGTTTCGGACTTGTCTATACAAGAAACCTGTGCCTTCAACTTCAAGTTGCAAAAGAGCTCCCTAATCAAGGATATTGAAGTAATCAGTCTTTTCAAGCATTGAAGTCTTcacagaaaataaagaaagaaaaaggtataGAGAGGGTAATAGACTGTAAAATTCTTAAATGGTAGAACTAGTAACGTACCATTTCTTTCAAATCAAATCGGAATATTTGCTTCACCGGATCCGGCACCCCATCTTTGTGGGATGAATTGGCAAAGGCCGAGAAATCATGCTTCCCAACAAAATATTTTGCAGCTTCTTTCATTACAGCGCTATTGAGTTTATATACACTATGGTAAGCAAAATGCCGCTGGAATGGATCCATGACGCTATCATTGTATATCTTGTAATGGTAAATCTTACTTTTTGCAGAAAATCGAGCATGGAATTCAGCTGACGCAGGGCTGATCTCTCTAACTCGGATATCAGAAGGAAGAAGGCCATTCAAAGCTGCATGAATTTCTTCCAAATTGTCATAGTTAAAAGGTGTAAAGAAATGAACAACCTGCAGTAAAAAGTTCTTCTAAGTCATAAATTTACAATGTTTGTTATTGGAAAGTTGAAGCcacataaaagaaacaaaaccagACCTGACCCCAGGCATGGACTCCTGCATCAGTCCTGCTAGCACCAACCAAACTGAGATCCTTCCTCTGAAGCTTTGTTGCTTGAGTTAAAGCTTTCTCGAGAGTGCATTGTACAGTAGGGGGAGACTGTTGATATTGCCAACCTGAAATATGATCATCATTCAAGGGTTAAGGGAAAGAGCTCAATtactaaactatatttttacttattcaCACTGGAAAAGTGCACCTTTTTATATGGCTTTAAGGAATTCTTATCCTCTGGAAGTTCAAGAAAACCCCCcattttagtccttaaaatgGTAAATATCTGTCACTTTCATCATTTACTCAGCCAAGCATCATTAACTATAGTATTTTCTTTTGGGTGCAAAATGACATTGGAAAATTAAGATGCTTACTCCTTTGTATATATGGAATCTGACCTCGTGATTATTTATAATCACAGTGTCAGGTATAACGAGATTACCCTAAAACGATAAATGCAACAGTGCATAAAATTCTTCAAAGCAGCtgaaaattgaatatatacAAGAATGCAAACATCTTAATTAACAAAGCAGTTTCATTGACACTGGTTCGTACAAAACAATAGAATGAGAAGACAAATTAAACAAATCACTCAAAGCATGGAATTCAGAAACAAATATAAGTACCAAGTGAAGCAACAAGAACCAGATAAAGATAACGACCTAAGTGAAAATGTTTGAGAAAGTTAAAGGCTTTACATATGAAATGGAATGAGCagtgagaaaatgaaaatagaggAAACCTGCGTATCGGGTTCCTTCGTAAGCCAAAACCAGACGCCACTTATACCCATCTTGAATGGGCTTCACCCCATGTTCCACTTCCAAAGAAGCAGTGGAATTTATCTAAAAtccaccaaaaagaaaaaacatgacgTTGTGATGACACgatgaggaagaagatgtgGAAAGGGAAAGAAGATAAGAGAAAATAGTGTTACCAAAGGGAGGGAAGttggagatggagatggagCAACCAGTGCTCCCACTGCATAACTCATCTCACAAAATCAAcacccttttcttctttatccaTTTTACTTTTCTGAataccaaattttaaaacaatcaatGTCTTTGAATTTTAGACCCAATCTGTTTAACTTTTAGTTCGCTAGGGTTTAACTCAactgttataaaataa
This genomic stretch from Vigna radiata var. radiata cultivar VC1973A chromosome 7, Vradiata_ver6, whole genome shotgun sequence harbors:
- the LOC106767238 gene encoding uncharacterized protein LOC106767238, giving the protein MSYAVGALVAPSPSPTSLPLINSTASLEVEHGVKPIQDGYKWRLVLAYEGTRYAGWQYQQSPPTVQCTLEKALTQATKLQRKDLSLVGASRTDAGVHAWGQVVHFFTPFNYDNLEEIHAALNGLLPSDIRVREISPASAEFHARFSAKSKIYHYKIYNDSVMDPFQRHFAYHSVYKLNSAVMKEAAKYFVGKHDFSAFANSSHKDGVPDPVKQIFRFDLKEMGALLQLEVEGTGFLYRQVRNMVALLLQIGREAIPPDIVAYILASRDRKELAKYSLSVPPHGLCLVSIKYKESHLLLPPGCPANSFGRHHTIRKCKVPFFLQ